A single Oryza brachyantha chromosome 8, ObraRS2, whole genome shotgun sequence DNA region contains:
- the LOC102715684 gene encoding putative glycerol-3-phosphate transporter 1, with product MAHSHEMTSSKPPGIRLFGGVTAVRTYQALVLVLTFIAYACFHMTRKIPSIVKSALDPQTKLGSSPWGRLHTKNTLNTGWLPFNTVDGSALLGEIDVAFLAVYSVGMFFAGHLGDRMDLRIFLSIGMFGTAVFTALFGAGYWLNVHNFYYFLVIQMIAGSFQAIGWPSVVAVVGNWFGKSKRGLIMGIWNAHTSVGNISGSLLAAFLLKFGWGWSFAIPSLIMVVAGLMVFILLPVSPEVMEIDIDDGEVKSVKDTTKEPLLEPGQEAKHSAVGFLQAWKIPGVAPFALCLFFSKLVAYTFLYWLPFYISHTPIGGEYLSDALAGSLSTVFDVGGVLGGVLAGHISDRLNARAITAASFMYCAIPALFLYRTYGSMSIMWNICLMFITGMFVNGPYALITTAVSADLGTHSSLNGNSRALATVTAIIDGTGSVGAAIGPLLTGYISSRSWSAVFTMLMAAALFAGLLLTQLVCTELRGKASSNASKDVADAQATYSDEV from the exons ATGGCTCATTCTCATGAGATGACGAGTAGCAAACCTCCTGGTATTCGATTATTTGGAGGCGTTACGGCAGTACGGACTTATCAGGCACTTGTTTTGGTGCTTACGTTCATTGCCTATGCTTGCTTTCATATGACTAGGAAGATACCAAGTATTGTTAAAAGCGCGCTTGATCCGCAGACAAAATTGGGATCCTCTCCATGGGGACGACTGCACACAAAAAACACCCTTAACACTGGTTGGTTGCCGTTTAACACCGTTGACGGTTCAGCATTGCTTGGTGAGATAGATGTGGCGTTTCTCGCGGTGTATTCTGTTGGGATGTTCTTTGCCGGGCATCTTGGTGACCGCATGGATTTAAGGATCTTTCTCTCAATTGGCATGTTCGGAACTGCTGTATTCACTGCCCTCTTTGGTGCTGGATATTGGCTAAATGTCCACAATTTCTACTATTTCCTGGTCATTCAGATGATTGCCGGTTCGTTCCAAGCAATTGGATGGCCTTCGGTTGTTGCGGTTGTTGGAAACTGGTTTGGAAAGAGCAAGAGGGGATTGATTATGGGCATTTGGAATGCACATACTTCTGTCGGCAACATATCTGGTTCACTGCTGGCTGCATTTCTACTGAAGTTTGGGTGGGGCTGGTCATTTGCCATCCCCAGCTTAATCATGGTTGTTGCTGGGTTGATGGTGTTTATTCTCTTACCAGTCAGTCCGGAGGTGATGGAAATAGACATTGATGATGGGGAGGTAAAATCTGTCAAAGATACTACCAAAGAGCCCCTTCTGGAACCAGGACAAGAAGCGAAACACAGTGCAGTTGGTTTCTTACAGGCTTGGAAGATTCCTGGAGTTGCACCCTTTGCTCTGTGCCTCTTCTTCTCCAAATTGGTTGCATACACCTTCTTGTATTGGCTACCGTTCTACATCAGCCATACAC CTATTGGCGGTGAGTACCTCTCAGATGCTTTGGCTGGCAGCTTATCAACAGTCTTTGATGTTGGAGGTGTGCTGGGAGGAGTCCTTGCTGGTCACATCTCTGATCGCTTAAATGCACGAGCGATTACAGCTGCCAGCTTCATGTACTGCGCGATACCTGCCCTCTTCTTATACCGCACATATGGCAGCATGTCGATAATGTGGAACATTTGCCTCATGTTCATCACTGGGATGTTCGTCAATGGTCCTTACGCCCTAATCACAACTGCGGTGTCAGCTGACCTTGGCACTCACAGCTCACTGAATGGTAATTCCCGGGCATTGGCCACTGTGACAGCCATCATCGATGGGACAGGGTCTGTTGGTGCAGCCATTGGGCCATTGCTGACAGGATACATCTCATCAAGGAGCTGGAGTGCTGTGTTCACGATGCTTATGGCGGCAGCTCTCTTTGCGGGGCTCCTCTTGACACAACTTGTGTGCACTGAGCTAAGAGGAAAGGCTTCCTCCAATGCGAGCAAGGATGTCGCCGATGCTCAAGCTACCTACTCAGATGAAGTGTAA